GATGTGACCCGCTCATCCTCGACCCGCTTGGCAACCGCATCCTCCCCCAACCGCTCAAGGTTCCGGCACAACACCACGGACCCCCCCACAGCCAACGGCGCGTACAACCCCGCACTGACCCCTTCCCACGTGTCAAAGGACAACGCGGACAACACCCGCCCCCCAGCCCCCACCAGCCCAAACCCACCCCCGTCCCCCCCAGCCCGCGCCACAACCTCCGCCCCCGAAAACTCCGCCCCCGCGACGACCAACGCCGCGGCCTCGGGGTCCACAGGCCCGTACGGCCGGAACACGTCCCCCTGCCCGGGCACCTCGACCGCGTAGTCGACGTATCCCCCCGGCACCTGCGCGAAGCGACGCCCCAGCGGCGCGAGCGACAGCGCCACCCGCTCCCCGGAGCACGCGAGCCCCGCCTCGAACTGCCCGGGCCCGGCGACCACATGATCGGCGTCCGCCGCGTCGCCCCCGACCTGCGCCACGACCCCCGCCGAGGAACACGCGAGCAGCCACACCGCCGTCTGCCAGTGCGCGGGCAGCAGCAGCGCCACCCGCTCGCCGGGCTCGGCGCCCAGTTCGCCCTGGAGCAGATTGGCGGTCTTGGCCACCCAATTGGCGAAGGTGGCCACGGACAGTTCCACGCGTTCGCCCGTGGCGTCGTCGTAGAAGGTCACCAGGGGGCGCGCGGGATCGGCGGCGAGCGCGGATCGCAGCAGGTCGGCAGGGGTGCGGTCGATGGCGGTCACGGGACGCAAGCGTACGCGGGCGGCTGCTCGGGCGGGGGAGACGGGGACACCGGTTCGGCGGAGCGGGACCGACGGTCCGTCATATCCCGGATGGACAGATAAGTCTGACTATGTCCAGGATCAGGGGCATGCGCGGACATCTAGCTTCCTCGATCGCCGTCACCTGTGCGGCCGCCCTGGCCCTTCCGCTGACCCTGTCCTCGGACGCGGCGGCCACCCCTTCGGCGGCCGAGAGACGGACCCCCGGAACATCGGCCCCGGGCGGCACGACCCCCGGCAGCACCCAGTCCCTCCCGCTCACCCCTCTCACGCCCAGCGCCCCCCGTACCCCGCACTCCTCGTCCCCGTCCTCGTCCCCGTCTGCGAGTGACCGCACCCTGCCGCTTCCCGCGCTCGCTCCCGTCCAGGGCCTGGCCCGCCGGGACGTCCGGCACTTCTCCCTGGTGGGCGTCGTCTGGGACGACCCGGACAGCGAACTCCACGGCCGGGTCCAGATCCGTACCCGCGCGACCGGCACCACGAAGTGGTCCGCCTGGCAGGACGTGGACACCCACAACCACGAGCACGCCGCCGACCCGGACACCGCGGAGCGCGCTTCCGGCCGGGTACGGGGTTCCACGGCGCCCCTGTGGGTGGGCGACTCGGACGGTGTGGAGGTCAGGGTCCAGGGGGAGGCGGACGGCCGGGCGGGCGCCGACGGAAGGGCCGTCACCGCCGAGCCCCTCCCCAAGGGCCTGCACGTCGAACTGGTCGACCCGGGCGCCGAACCTCCGCCCCAGGGCCCCGAACTGAACGCCCCGCCCCCCGGCGTCCTGACCGCCGAGTCCGCGGCGGCGGCCTCCGCCGTCAACGCCGAGCTGGCGCCCATCGGCGCCACCGTGATCCCGGCCCTGAGCCAGAAGGAGACCAGGGCCGACCTGTTGGCGACCCGCGGCGAGGACCAGAACGCGACCGCCACGACAGGCGCTGCGGCCACGACGGCCGCGACAGGCACCACAGCCGCGACAGGAGCCACGGGCACGGCTGTCGCCGCGAACGCGAACCAGCGCGCGAAGCCGTACATCGGAGCCCGTCCGCGCATCGTCACCCGCCGTGGCTGGGGCGCCGACGAGGGGCTGCGGGAGTCGAACTTCAGCTACACGAAGACGGTGAAGGCCGTCTTCGTCCACCACAGCGCCTCGGGCAACAACTACCGCTGCGCGCAAGCCCCTTCAGTCATCCGCAGTATCTACCGCTACCACGTGAAGAGCAGCGGCTGGCGGGACATCGGCTA
This sequence is a window from Streptomyces ortus. Protein-coding genes within it:
- a CDS encoding TIGR03089 family protein; the protein is MTAIDRTPADLLRSALAADPARPLVTFYDDATGERVELSVATFANWVAKTANLLQGELGAEPGERVALLLPAHWQTAVWLLACSSAGVVAQVGGDAADADHVVAGPGQFEAGLACSGERVALSLAPLGRRFAQVPGGYVDYAVEVPGQGDVFRPYGPVDPEAAALVVAGAEFSGAEVVARAGGDGGGFGLVGAGGRVLSALSFDTWEGVSAGLYAPLAVGGSVVLCRNLERLGEDAVAKRVEDERVTSMAR
- a CDS encoding peptidoglycan recognition protein family protein yields the protein MSRIRGMRGHLASSIAVTCAAALALPLTLSSDAAATPSAAERRTPGTSAPGGTTPGSTQSLPLTPLTPSAPRTPHSSSPSSSPSASDRTLPLPALAPVQGLARRDVRHFSLVGVVWDDPDSELHGRVQIRTRATGTTKWSAWQDVDTHNHEHAADPDTAERASGRVRGSTAPLWVGDSDGVEVRVQGEADGRAGADGRAVTAEPLPKGLHVELVDPGAEPPPQGPELNAPPPGVLTAESAAAASAVNAELAPIGATVIPALSQKETRADLLATRGEDQNATATTGAAATTAATGTTAATGATGTAVAANANQRAKPYIGARPRIVTRRGWGADEGLRESNFSYTKTVKAVFVHHSASGNNYRCAQAPSVIRSIYRYHVKSSGWRDIGYNFLVDKCGNIYEGRAGGVAKPVMGAHTLGFNSKSMGIAVLGSFGTANPPAAAVKAVAKLTAWKLGLYGANPRGKTYLKSGGGNLYRKGKNVRLHVISGHRDGFATECPGGRLYAKLGKARTTSARYQGR